In the genome of Nitrospirota bacterium, one region contains:
- a CDS encoding adenylate kinase, producing the protein MNLKEETQTQLETKEKKYSGFKLILLGPPGAGKGTQGQTLSAQYGIPKISTGDILREAVANQTPLGVKAKSFLDNGILVPDEVVNGLVRERLNQSDCREKGFILDGFPRTIPQAETLKRILSELNLALDAVISFELKEADLVRRLSGRRSCPNCKMVFHLVFNLPQKPGVCDRCGNTLIHRDDDKEETIKTRFKEYQEKTAPLLNYYQSLELLYSVPGNGTIEDVNKALEGILSNKKIE; encoded by the coding sequence ATGAATCTTAAAGAAGAGACTCAGACTCAATTGGAAACAAAGGAAAAAAAATATTCAGGTTTTAAATTAATTCTCCTGGGACCGCCAGGCGCAGGAAAAGGAACTCAAGGTCAAACTCTTTCTGCTCAATATGGAATACCGAAAATATCAACCGGAGATATCCTCAGAGAAGCCGTCGCAAACCAAACGCCTTTAGGTGTTAAAGCAAAATCGTTTTTGGATAATGGCATTCTCGTCCCCGACGAGGTCGTAAATGGCCTGGTCAGAGAGCGGTTGAACCAGTCTGATTGTCGTGAGAAAGGTTTTATTCTGGATGGGTTTCCAAGGACCATTCCACAGGCCGAGACGTTAAAGCGAATCCTGTCTGAACTCAACCTTGCCCTGGATGCTGTCATTAGCTTTGAATTGAAAGAGGCCGATTTAGTAAGAAGGTTGTCGGGTCGAAGGAGTTGTCCGAATTGTAAAATGGTTTTTCATTTAGTTTTTAATCTGCCTCAAAAACCGGGCGTCTGTGATCGTTGTGGAAATACGCTGATCCACCGCGATGATGATAAGGAAGAAACGATTAAAACCCGTTTCAAGGAGTACCAGGAAAAAACGGCGCCTCTTTTAAACTATTATCAAAGTTTGGAATTATTGTATTCGGTTCCAGGGAATGGGACAATAGAAGATGTCAATAAAGCGCTCGAAGGGATTTTATCGAACAAAAAAATAGAATGA